In bacterium, the sequence CATCCCTCAACAGGTAATAATAGACTTAAACCAATAATAAGTAATTTGTGCCACATTTTAATATATCCATAGGAAGTAGAGAGTAGAAAGTAGAGAGTAGAGAGAAAATCTTTCCTCCACCTGTGTTTTCCTATTTTCATTCTTCTGTTCCCCTGAAAATATCCGCAAGATTATTTTCCTTCAGCCTCAGCTTTGAGTGGCCACTCTTCTTTATTAAAGAATGCCTTTAATTTTTCCTCAACGATTCTGGGGTTATCACCGGCTTGAATAGATAAAACACCTGTAACAATCAGGTCTTTTACAAAAACCTCATTTTCATTTAATCTTTTTAATTTCATAGCAATAGGAATAAGAACTAAGTTAGCCAGAGCAACACCATAGAAAGAGGCAATAAACGCAATTGCCAGCGAGTGAACCGTGGTCATAATGTCTCCACCCCCCATTTTCCCCAGGGCACCGGTTAGTCCCATAATTGCGCCTAAAATTCCCATAGTTGGAGCAATACCTCCAGCCGACATAAAAATATCCTCGCCTAATTTATGTCTATGTTTCATATGGGTTAAATCTATATCAAGGATTTCCTCAATCAATTCGGGGTCTACGCCATCCACCACTAACTGAATACCTTTTTGAAAATATGGGTCTTTAATATTTTCGATATCTGCTTCTAAAGCTAATAATCCTTCGCGTCGAGCCTTTTGAGCAAAAGCAATCATTGTTTCAATAATCTCTTTTGGTTCTTCTTCCTTATTAAAAAACATAATTTTTAGGAAGGCTGGCGTCTTCATTAATTCCTTCATCGTGAACATCGCCCCGGTCGCCAGCACTGAGCCTGAACCAATGATGACCGCACCAGGGATGTTCAAATATCCC encodes:
- a CDS encoding MotA/TolQ/ExbB proton channel family protein, which codes for MDIVSVFGIIGGIAACIGCVLLEEVGIVGQGYLNIPGAVIIGSGSVLATGAMFTMKELMKTPAFLKIMFFNKEEEPKEIIETMIAFAQKARREGLLALEADIENIKDPYFQKGIQLVVDGVDPELIEEILDIDLTHMKHRHKLGEDIFMSAGGIAPTMGILGAIMGLTGALGKMGGGDIMTTVHSLAIAFIASFYGVALANLVLIPIAMKLKRLNENEVFVKDLIVTGVLSIQAGDNPRIVEEKLKAFFNKEEWPLKAEAEGK